The Falco rusticolus isolate bFalRus1 chromosome 15, bFalRus1.pri, whole genome shotgun sequence genome has a segment encoding these proteins:
- the DBNDD1 gene encoding dysbindin domain-containing protein 1 isoform X2, with protein MQAEARGDFCGRDQHPELGKETLATEHPVGTPTHGPAPETPGAPAEEQGGIPIPSTSLLQVTERRQPLSSVSSLEVHFDLLDLTELTDVSDQELAEVFADSDEENVAGELPGGLQLQAVPRAGYLRSPSWTRAREQGREKKHLSDPELPPGPPDACLPAERPREP; from the exons ATGCAGGCCGAGGCCAGAGGGGATTTCTGCGGCAGGGACCAGCACCCTG AGCTTGGCAAGGAGACCCTGGCCACAGAGCACCCGGTGGGGACCCCCACTCACGGGCCAGCACCAGAGACCCCCGGAGCccctgcagaggagcagggtggcatccccatccccagcaccagcctgctgcaggtCACTGAGCGCAGAC AGCCCCTGAGCAGCGTCTCCTCGCTGGAGGTGCACTTCGACCTGCTGGACCTGACGGAGCTGACCGACGTCTCGGACCAAGAGCTGGCTGAGGTCTTCGCCGACTCAGACGAGGAGAACGTGGCCGGAGAACTGCCCGGTG ggctgcagctgcaggccGTGCCGCGGGCCGGGTACCTGCGCTCGCCCTCCTGGACCCGCGCCCGGGAGCAGGGCCGGGAGAAGAAGCACCTCAGTGACCCGGAGCTGCCACCAGGACCCCCGGacgcctgcctgcctgccgaGCGGCCGCGGGAGCCCTAA
- the DEF8 gene encoding differentially expressed in FDCP 8 homolog isoform X1 produces MAYDERLARFRQAHLNPFNKAPEQQERPDGGAPAPARQPEPCPGDPEGALDLGLAEDHFSRPVGLILAPDVQQLRQAIEECKRAILALPEHSERQKDAVVRLIHLRLKLQELKDPSEDEPNIRVVLEHRFYKEKSKSVKQMCDKCSTIIWGLIQTWYTCTGCYYRCHSKCLPLVSKPCVRAKVSHQAEYQLSICPESGLDSQDYRCAECRAPVSLRGVPSEARQCDYTGLYYCSSCHWNDLAVVPARAIHNWDFEPRKVSRCSMRYLALMVSRPVLKLREINPLLFNYVEELVEIRKLRQDILLMKPYFITCKEAMEARLLLQLQDRQHFVENDEMYSLQDLIDIEAGRLSCSLTEIHTLFAKHIKLDCERCQAKGFVCELCKEGDVLFPFDSHTSVCTDCSAVFHRDCYYDNSTTCPKCARLSLRKRSLFQDPGTEAEP; encoded by the exons ATGGCGTACGACGAGCGGCTGGCCCGCTTTCGCCAGGCCCACCTCAACCCCTTCAACAAGGCCCCCGAGCAGCAGGAGCGGCCCGACGGGGGGGCCCCCGCGCCAG CCCGGCAGCCGGAGCCGTGCCCCGGGGACCCCGAGGGTGCCCTGGACCTGGGCCTGGCCGAGGACCACTTCTCCCGGCCCGTg GGCCTGATCCTGGCGCCGGACGTACAGCAGCTGCGGCAGGCCATCGAGGAGTGCAAGCGGGCCATCCTGGCGCTGCCCGAGCACTCTGAGCGCCAGAAGGACGCTGTGGTGCGGCTCATCCACCTCCGCCTcaagctgcaggagctgaag GACCCCAGCGAGGATGAGCCCAACATCCGGGTGGTCCTGGAGCATCGCTTCTACAAGGAGAAGAGCAAGAGTGTGAAGCAGATGTGTGACAAGTGCAGCACCATCATCTGGGGCCTCATCCAGACCTGGTACACCTGCACAG GCTGCTACTACCGGTGCCACAGCAAGTGCCTGCCGCTGGTGAGCAAGCCCTGTGTGCGGGCCAAGGTCAGCCATCAGGCTGAGTACCAGCTCAGCATCTGCCCCGAGAGCGGGCTGGACAGCCAGGACTACCGCTGTGCCGAGTGCCGTGCCCCCGTCTCCCTCC GGGGGGTGCCCAGCGAGGCCCGGCAGTGCGACTACACCGGCCTCTActactgcagcagctgccactggaACGATCTGGCCGTCGTGCCCGCCCGTGCCATCCACAACTGGGACTTCGAGCCACGCAAG GTGTCACGCTGCAGCATGCGGTACCTGGCGCTGATGGTGTCACGGCCGGTGCTGAAGCTACGGGAGATCAACCCGCTGCTCTTCAACTACGTGGAGGAGCTGGTAGAGATCCGG AAGCTGCGCCAGGACATCCTGCTCATGAAGCCCTACTTCATCACCTGCAAGGAGGCGATGGAGGcgcggctgctgctgcag ctgcaggaccGGCAGCACTTTGTGGAGAACGATGAGATGTACTCGCTGCAGGACCTGATCGACATCGAGGCCGGGCGCCTGAGCTGCTCCCTGACAGAGATCCACACGCTCTTTGCCAAGCACATCAAGCTGGACTGCGAG CGCTGCCAGGCAAAGGGCTTTGTCTGCGAGCTCTGCAAGGAGGGCGACGTGCTCTTCCCCTTCGACAGCCACACCTCCGTCTGCACCGACTGCTCCGCCGTCTTCCACCG ggacTGCTACTACGACAACTCCACCACCTGCCCCAAGTGTGCCCGGCTGAGCCTGCGCAAGCGGTCCCTCTTCCAGGACCCTGGCACAGAGGCAGAGCCCTGA
- the TUBB3 gene encoding tubulin beta-3 chain, protein MSTLAPLRLLREPWNASEGNQSNATAGAGGAWCQGLDIPNELFLVLGLVSLVENLLVVAAILKNRNLHSPTYYFICCLAVSDMLVSVSNLAETLFMLLMEHGVLVIHASIVRHMDNFIDMLICSSVVSSLSFLGVIAVDRYITIFYALRYHSIMTLQRAVVTMASVWLASTVSSTIFITYYNNTTILLCLIGFFLFMLVLMLVLYIHMFALARHHLHSISSQQKQPTVYRSSSLKGAVTLTILLGVFFICWGPFFFHLILIVTCPTNPFCTCFFSYFNLFLILIICNSVIDPLIYAFRSQELRRTLREVVLCSWRRRRRGRPPRSRCRSAPLRLPLPSRSRSCSAPLRPGSTMREIVHIQAGQCGNQIGAKFWEVISDEHGIDPSGNYVGDSDLQLERISVYYNEASSHKYVPRAILVDLEPGTMDSVRSGAFGHLFRPDNFIFGQSGAGNNWAKGHYTEGAELVDSVLDVVRKECENCDCLQGFQLTHSLGGGTGSGMGTLLISKVREEYPDRIMNTFSVVPSPKVSDTVVEPYNATLSIHQLVENTDETYCIDNEALYDICFRTLKLATPTYGDLNHLVSATMSGVTTSLRFPGQLNADLRKLAVNMVPFPRLHFFMPGFAPLTARGSQQYRALTVPELTQQMFDAKNMMAACDPRHGRYLTVATVFRGRMSMKEVDEQMLAIQSKNSSYFVEWIPNNVKVAVCDIPPRGLKMSSTFIGNSTAIQELFKRISEQFTAMFRRKAFLHWYTGEGMDEMEFTEAESNMNDLVSEYQQYQDATAEEEGEMYEDDEEESEAQGAK, encoded by the exons ATGTCGACACTGGCCCCCCTGCGCCTGCTGCGCGAGCCCTGGAACGCCAGTGAGGGCAACCAGAGCAATGCCACGGCCGGGGCTGGTGGCGCCTGGTGCCAGGGGCTCGACATCCCCAATGAGCTCTTCcttgtgctggggctggtgagCCTGGTGGAGAACCTGCTGGTGGTGGCCGCCATCCTGAAGAACAGGAACCTGCACTCGCCCACATACTACTTTATCTGCTGCCTGGCTGTCTCCGACATGCTGGTGAGCGTCAGCAACCTGGCGGAGACGCTCTTCATGCTGCTGATGGAGCACGGTGTGCTGGTGATCCACGCCAGCATCGTCCGCCACATGGACAACTTCATCGACATGCTCATCTGCAGCTCCGTTGtgtcttccctctccttcctgggGGTCATCGCTGTGGACCGCTACATCACCATCTTCTACGCCCTACGCTACCACAGCATCATGACGCTGCAACGGGCCGTGGTGACCATGGCCAGTGTCTGGCTGGCCAGCACCGTCTCCAGCACCATCTTCATCACCTACTACAACAACACCACCATCCTCCTCTGCCTCATCggcttcttcctcttcatgcTGGTCCTCATGCTGGTGCTCTACATCCACATGTTCGCCCTGGCCCGCCACCACCTCCACAGCATCTCcagccagcagaagcagcccacCGTCTAccgcagcagcagcctgaaggGAGCTGTCACACTGACCATCCTCCTGGGCGTCTTCTTCATCTGCTGGGGGCCCTTCTTCTTCCACCTCATCCTCATCGTCACCTGCCCCACCAACCCCTTCTGCACCTGCTTCTTCAGCTACTTCAACctcttcctcatcctcatcATCTGCAATTCTGTGATCGACCCCCTCATCTATGCCTTCCGGAGCCAGGAGCTGCGGCGGACGCTGCGGGAGGTGGTGCTGTGCTCCTG GagacggcggcggcggggccgccccccgcgctcCCGGtgccgctccgctccgctccggcTCCCGCTCCCGTCCCGGTCCCGGTCctgctccgctccgctccggcCCGGCAGCACCATGAGGGAGATCGTCCACATCCAGGCGGGGCAATGCGGCAACCAGATCGGCGCCAAG TTCTGGGAGGTGATCAGCGACGAGCACGGCATCGACCCCAGCGGCAACTACGTGGGGGACTCCGACCTGCAGCTGGAGCGCATCAGCGTCTACTACAATGAGGCCTCCT CTCACAAGTACGTGCCTCGTGCCATCCTGGTGGACCTGGAGCCGGGGACGATGGACAGTGTGCGCTCAGGTGCCTTCGGCCACCTCTTCCGCCCAGACAACTTCATCTTCG GGCAGAGTGGGGCCGGGAACAACTGGGCCAAGGGACACTACACGGAGGGGGCCGAGCTGGTGGACTCGGTGCTGGACGTGGTACGGAAGGAATGTGAGAACTGCGACTGCCTGCAGGGCTTCCAGCTGACCCACTCGCTGGGCGGCGGCACCGGCTCCGGCATGGGCACCCTCCTCATCAGCAAGGTGCGGGAGGAGTATCCTGACCGCATCATGAACACTTTCAGCGTGGTGCCATCCCCCAAGGTGTCAGACACGGTGGTGGAGCCCTACAACGCCACGCTGTCCATCCACCAGCTGGTGGAGAACACGGATGAGACCTACTGCATCGACAACGAAGCCCTCTATGACATCTGCTTCCGCACCCTCAAGTTGGCCACCCCCACCTATGGCGACCTCAACCACCTCGTCTCAGCCACCATGAGCGGCGTCACCACCTCCCTCCGCTTTCCTGGCCAACTCAATGCTGACCTCCGCAAGCTGGCCGTCAACATGGTGCCCTTCCCCCGTCTCCACTTCTTCATGCCGGGCTTCGCCCCGCTGACGGCCCGCGGCAGCCAGCAGTACCGCGCCCTTACTGTCCCCGAGCTCACCCAGCAGATGTTTGACGCCAAGAACATGATGGCCGCCTGCGACCCCCGCCATGGCCGCTACCTCACCGTGGCCACTGTCTTCCGAGGCCGCATGTCCATGAAGGAGGTGGACGAGCAGATGCTGGCCATCCAGAGCAAGAACAGCTCCTACTTCGTGGAGTGGATCCCCAACAACGTCAAGGTGGCCGTCTGTGACATCCCTCCCCGGGGGCTCAAGATGTCCTCCACCTTCATTGGCAACAGCACAGCCATCCAGGAGCTCTTCAAGCGCATCTCGGAGCAGTTCACGGCCATGTTCCGTCGCAAGGCCTTCCTCCACTGGTACACGGGTGAGGGGATGGACGAGATGGAGTTCACCGAGGCCGAGAGCAACATGAATGACCTGGTGTCCGAGTACCAGCAGTACCAGGATGCCACGGCCGAGGAGGAGGGCGAGATGTATGAGGACGACGAGGAGGAGTCGGAGGCGCAGGGCGCCAAGTGA
- the DEF8 gene encoding differentially expressed in FDCP 8 homolog isoform X2: MAYDERLARFRQAHLNPFNKAPEQQERPDGGAPAPARQPEPCPGDPEGALDLGLAEDHFSRPVGLILAPDVQQLRQAIEECKRAILALPEHSERQKDAVVRLIHLRLKLQELKDPSEDEPNIRVVLEHRFYKEKSKSVKQMCDKCSTIIWGLIQTWYTCTGCYYRCHSKCLPLVSKPCVRAKVSHQAEYQLSICPESGLDSQDYRCAECRAPVSLRGVPSEARQCDYTGLYYCSSCHWNDLAVVPARAIHNWDFEPRKVSRCSMRYLALMVSRPVLKLREINPLLFNYVEELVEIRKLRQDILLMKPYFITCKEAMEARLLLQDLIDIEAGRLSCSLTEIHTLFAKHIKLDCERCQAKGFVCELCKEGDVLFPFDSHTSVCTDCSAVFHRDCYYDNSTTCPKCARLSLRKRSLFQDPGTEAEP; the protein is encoded by the exons ATGGCGTACGACGAGCGGCTGGCCCGCTTTCGCCAGGCCCACCTCAACCCCTTCAACAAGGCCCCCGAGCAGCAGGAGCGGCCCGACGGGGGGGCCCCCGCGCCAG CCCGGCAGCCGGAGCCGTGCCCCGGGGACCCCGAGGGTGCCCTGGACCTGGGCCTGGCCGAGGACCACTTCTCCCGGCCCGTg GGCCTGATCCTGGCGCCGGACGTACAGCAGCTGCGGCAGGCCATCGAGGAGTGCAAGCGGGCCATCCTGGCGCTGCCCGAGCACTCTGAGCGCCAGAAGGACGCTGTGGTGCGGCTCATCCACCTCCGCCTcaagctgcaggagctgaag GACCCCAGCGAGGATGAGCCCAACATCCGGGTGGTCCTGGAGCATCGCTTCTACAAGGAGAAGAGCAAGAGTGTGAAGCAGATGTGTGACAAGTGCAGCACCATCATCTGGGGCCTCATCCAGACCTGGTACACCTGCACAG GCTGCTACTACCGGTGCCACAGCAAGTGCCTGCCGCTGGTGAGCAAGCCCTGTGTGCGGGCCAAGGTCAGCCATCAGGCTGAGTACCAGCTCAGCATCTGCCCCGAGAGCGGGCTGGACAGCCAGGACTACCGCTGTGCCGAGTGCCGTGCCCCCGTCTCCCTCC GGGGGGTGCCCAGCGAGGCCCGGCAGTGCGACTACACCGGCCTCTActactgcagcagctgccactggaACGATCTGGCCGTCGTGCCCGCCCGTGCCATCCACAACTGGGACTTCGAGCCACGCAAG GTGTCACGCTGCAGCATGCGGTACCTGGCGCTGATGGTGTCACGGCCGGTGCTGAAGCTACGGGAGATCAACCCGCTGCTCTTCAACTACGTGGAGGAGCTGGTAGAGATCCGG AAGCTGCGCCAGGACATCCTGCTCATGAAGCCCTACTTCATCACCTGCAAGGAGGCGATGGAGGcgcggctgctgctgcag GACCTGATCGACATCGAGGCCGGGCGCCTGAGCTGCTCCCTGACAGAGATCCACACGCTCTTTGCCAAGCACATCAAGCTGGACTGCGAG CGCTGCCAGGCAAAGGGCTTTGTCTGCGAGCTCTGCAAGGAGGGCGACGTGCTCTTCCCCTTCGACAGCCACACCTCCGTCTGCACCGACTGCTCCGCCGTCTTCCACCG ggacTGCTACTACGACAACTCCACCACCTGCCCCAAGTGTGCCCGGCTGAGCCTGCGCAAGCGGTCCCTCTTCCAGGACCCTGGCACAGAGGCAGAGCCCTGA
- the DBNDD1 gene encoding dysbindin domain-containing protein 1 isoform X1, giving the protein MQAEARGDFCGRDQHPELGKETLATEHPVGTPTHGPAPETPGAPAEEQGGIPIPSTSLLQVTERRQPLSSVSSLEVHFDLLDLTELTDVSDQELAEVFADSDEENVAGELPGGERVGPAAACPSRPVHPSIPEPSVPAGLQLQAVPRAGYLRSPSWTRAREQGREKKHLSDPELPPGPPDACLPAERPREP; this is encoded by the exons ATGCAGGCCGAGGCCAGAGGGGATTTCTGCGGCAGGGACCAGCACCCTG AGCTTGGCAAGGAGACCCTGGCCACAGAGCACCCGGTGGGGACCCCCACTCACGGGCCAGCACCAGAGACCCCCGGAGCccctgcagaggagcagggtggcatccccatccccagcaccagcctgctgcaggtCACTGAGCGCAGAC AGCCCCTGAGCAGCGTCTCCTCGCTGGAGGTGCACTTCGACCTGCTGGACCTGACGGAGCTGACCGACGTCTCGGACCAAGAGCTGGCTGAGGTCTTCGCCGACTCAGACGAGGAGAACGTGGCCGGAGAACTGCCCGGTGGTGAGCGAGTGGGGCCAGCCGCAGCCTGTCCGTCCCGGCCCGTCCATCCGTCCATCCCTGAGCCGTctgtccctgcagggctgcagctgcaggccGTGCCGCGGGCCGGGTACCTGCGCTCGCCCTCCTGGACCCGCGCCCGGGAGCAGGGCCGGGAGAAGAAGCACCTCAGTGACCCGGAGCTGCCACCAGGACCCCCGGacgcctgcctgcctgccgaGCGGCCGCGGGAGCCCTAA